Proteins encoded together in one Branchiostoma floridae strain S238N-H82 chromosome 18, Bfl_VNyyK, whole genome shotgun sequence window:
- the LOC118405717 gene encoding U6 snRNA-associated Sm-like protein LSm5 — protein sequence MASNPSHLLPLELVDKCIGSRIHIVMKSDKEIVGTLLGFDDFVNMVLEDVTEFENTSEGRRITKLDQILLNGNNITMLIPGGEGPEA from the exons ATGGCGTCCAATCCCTCACATCTTTTGCCGCTAG AACTGGTAGACAAGTGTATCGGCTCACGCATCCACATCGTCATGAAGAGTGACAAGGAAATCGTGGGGACTTTGCTGGGGTTCGACGACTTTGTCA ACATGGTTTTGGAGGATGTGACAGAATT CGAGAACACATCAGAAGGAAGAAGAATCACAAAGCTGGATCAAATCTTGCTGAATGGGAACAACATCACTATG CTCATTCCAGGAGGAGAGGGACCAGAGGCATAG